The stretch of DNA CGTCACCGTGGTCAACGGCCTCGGCTCGGGCGTCCTGGAGAACGCCGCGCTGCTGCCGTTCATGTCGGCGATGTGCGAGCAGCTGCTCGACGAGCCGCTGCGACTGGCCGGCGTCCCCACCGTCTGGGCCGGCACGCCCGAAGGCCGCGACCAGCTCCTGGACCGGCTCGACGAGCTCGTCGTCCGCCGGATCGACCCGCCGTTCGAGGTCGGCGGGACGTCGCGCGCCGACCTCGTCGCCGCGATCACCGCCGAGCCCCACCGCTACGTCGGCCAAGAGGTGGCCGCCGTCTCGGTCTCGCCCACCCTCGACCGAGGTCGCCTGCAGCCCCACGCCGTCACCCTGCGGGCGTTCACGCTGCGGCACGGCTCCAGCTACCGCCCGATGATCGGCGGGCTGGCCACCGTCGCCCCGGTGGGCACCTCGCCAGAGGAGATCAGCACCAGCAAGGACGTCTGGGTGCTGAAGGAGTCGCCGGACGAGCCCGACCAGGGCCTGCTCGACACCGCCCCCGTCGCGCACGCCCGGGCTCCACTGACCCCCGTGCCGCGCGTGCTCGACGACCTCTTCTGGCTCGGCCGGTACGCAGAGCGCGTGGAGGACCTGCTGCGGCTCGCGATCGTCACGCACGAGCTGGCGGAGGACTTCCAGGGCCGTCCGCGCTCCAGCGGCGGGCAGACCCTCACCGTGGTCGCGCGACTGCTGCGTTCCCTCAGCCCGTCATCGCACGATCCCGCCGACTTCGAGGGCGACCTGCGCTCGGTCCTGCTCGACGCCCGCCGCTCCGGCTCGGTCGCGCAGACGGTGGCGCGGCTCAAGGAGATCGCCCAGAGCGTGCGCGACCAGGTCTCGCCGGACCTGTTCCGGGTCTTCGGCGCGATGGACCGGGCTCGCGGTGCGCTGGCGGCCAACCCGCACGGCTGGCAGATCGGCGAGAGCGCCGGCCGCATGCTCACCGACATCCTCGCGCTGCACGGCGTCACCGGGAACATGGTCCGCGACGAGGGCTGGCACCTCATGGAGATCGGTCGGGGGATTGAGCGCAGCCTGCAGCTGTGCCACCTGATCGGCCCCACCCTGTCGGTGCGCCGCGGCATCGACGTCGATCGCAACGTCCACAACGCCGTCCTCCAGGCCGCCGAGAGCGCCATCACCCACCGGCGCCGGCACCGCGGCGTGGTCCGGGGCGCCTCCGTGCTCGACCTGCTGCTGCTCGACGAGTCGAACCCGCGCTCCCTGCTGTTCAACCTGCGCGCCATCGACGCCTCGCTGGCGACACTGCCGGGGTCGAGCGGCTCGACGCGCCCCGAGCGCCTCGTCGACGACCTGCTGGAGGAGCTCGACCGGCTCGACGTCGCCGCGCTGATGGCGATCGACGGCGAGAACCGGCCGAACTTCGTGCGGTTCGCCCAGGCCACGGCCCAGCAGCTCATGCGGCTGTCCGACGCGGTCGCCGAGGTGCACTTCGCCACCGGTCCCACGCCGCGCTCGCTGGCCTTCGCCACGGTGGGGTCGGGCGCATGAGGTACCGCGTGTGGCACCGCACCACCTACACCTACGACGACGACGTCTCGAACAGCTACGGCCTGGCGCACGTCGTGCCGAGGTCCTCGTCGTGGCAGCAGGTCGAGTCGGTGGACGTGCGGATCGAGCCCACGCCTGGCGACACCTCGCGCGACACCGACTACTACGGCAACACCGTCACGTACTTCCAGGTCACCGACCCGCACCGCACGCTCGTGGTGGACGCCACGAGCGAGGTCGAGGTGCAGGTTCCGGTGCACGACCCCGAGGCGCTCGCCACGCCGTGGGAGCTCGCCCGCCCGGCCGAGCGGCCCGACGTGCCGGGTGCCTGGCGCGCCGTCGACCTCGCGCTGCCGTCCACGCTGGTCGACCAGACCGAGCAGGCGCGCGACTACGCCGCCGTGTCGCTGACCCCGGGCCGCCCGGTCGGTGAGGCGGTCACCGACCTGATGCACCGGATCCACGCCGACTTCAGCTACGACAAGACCGCGACCACCGTGACGAGCCGGATCGACGACGTCTTCGCGCAGCGGGCAGGGGTCTGCCAGGACTTCGCCCACCTGACCCTGTCGTGCCTGCGCTCGCACGGACTGGCCGTGGCCTATGTCAGCGGCTACCTCGCCACGACGCCGCCCCCGGGCAAGGAGCGCGTCGTCGGTGCCGATGCCTCGCACGCGTGGGCGGCCGTGTGGCTGCCTGACGGCTCCTGGCTCGCGCTCGACCCGACGAACGACCACTGGGCCGACGACCGCTACGTCACGGTGGCGTGGGGCCGCGACTACAAGGACGTCCCGCCGGTGAAGGGCATCATCTACACCGACGCGCGGTCGTCCACCCTCGACGTGCAGGTGGACGTCGCGCCGCTCGCGTGATCTCGGCCTCGGCGGCCGTGTCGGACTGGCGCCACGGCGCCCGCAAGGGAAAGGTGGGGTCGTGCGTGCCTTCGAGTGTCGTCAGTGCGGCAACCCCCTCTACTTCGAGAACTCCACCTGCGTCTCCTGCGGGACGAAGCTGGGGTTCTCTCGCGAGGAGAAGGCGATCGTGCCCGTCGACGAGCAGGGCCGGTACGTCGATGCTGACGGATTCATCTGGTGGCTCTGCCGCAACCGTGAGCTGTCCTCGTGCACGTGGCTCACGCGCATCGAGGGCACGCTGTGCTTCAACTGCTCCCTGACCCGTACGCGCCCGGCGGACAGCGATCCCGCCGGCATGCGGGCGTTCCCGGGTGCCGAGTCGGCCAAGCGCCGGCTGATCGTCGAGCTCGACGCGCTCGAGCTGCCGATCGTCACGCGTGCCGAGGACCCGGCGAACGGACTGGCCTTCGACCTGCTGTCGAGCGCCAACGTGCCGGTGACCACCGGCCACCAGAACGGCATCGTCACGATCGACCTGGCCGAGGGCGACAGCGTGCACCGCGAGCGACTGCGGCGTGACCTCGACGAGCCCTACCGCACCCTGCTGGGCCACTTCCGCCACGAGACGGGCCACTACTACGAGGAGCAGCTGGTCCGCGGCGACCTCCGTGACCGAGCCCGCGAGCTTTTCGGCGACGAGCGCCAGGACTACCAGGCGGCGCTCGACCGTCACTACGCCCAGGGGCCCCCGAAGGGGTGGCGCGACCGGTACATCAGCGCCTACGCGACGATGCACCCGTTCGAGGACTTCGCCGAGACGTTCGCGCACTTCCTGCACATCACCGACACGATCGACACGGCCCAGTCCTTCGGCCTGACCACGGTCGACGCCCGGGCGTTCCGGTCGTTCCGCGACCTGGTGACCGGGGTCTGGATCCCGCTGTCGGTCGCGCTGAACCAGATCAACCGCTCGATGGGCAAGGACCCGCTCTACCCGTTCGTGATCGCGGGGCCGGTGCTGGACAAGCTCGAGTTCGTCGCCTCGCTGTCGCCGCGCTACCGCTCGCTCTGAGGCGCCGCCGCGCGGATTCGTTGCGGGTGGGCGCCATCTGGGACACTGGAGTCATGGCCAACGAGGTGAATGTCGCGGACGTCAATCCGAAGCCGCTGCCCCTCGTGATGGCACCGGCCCGCGGGCGGGGCAAGCCGCCGCGCCATCTCGCCGACCTCTCGGGCGACGAGCGCAAGGCCGCGGCCGAGGAGCTCGGGCTCAAGCCGTACCGCGTCAAGCAGGTCGCGCACCACTACTACGCGCGCCACGAGCGCAATCCCGAGCTGATGACCGACCTCCCGGCGAAGGAGCGCGACGCGATCGTCGGCGCCCTGCTGCCGCCGCTGCTGTCGCAGGTGCGCGTGCTCGAGGCCGACAAGGGCACCACCCGCAAGACGCTGTGGCGCCTGTTCGACAACGCGCTCGTCGAGTCGGTGCTGATGCGCTACCCCGACCGCGCCACGATCTGCGTCTCCAGCCAGGCCGGCTGCGGCATGGCGTGCCCGTTCTGCGCCACCGGCCAGGGCGGCCTCCAGCGCAACATGAGCACGGCCGAGATCATCGACCAGGTCGTCGACGCCGCCCACCAGATGTCCTCCGGCGCGATCCCCGGCGGCCCCGGCCGGCTCTCCAACGTGGTCTTCATGGGCATGGGCGAGCCGATGGCCAACTACAAGGCCGTCATCGGCGCCGTGCGCCGCATGGTGGCGCCCGCCCCCGACGGCCTCGGCATGAGCGCTCGCAACATCACCGTGTCCACGGTGGGCCTCGTGCCGCGCATGCGCCAGCTGGCCGAGGAGGGCATCCCGGTCACCCTCGCGCTGAGCCTGCACGCGCCCGACGACGAGCTGCGCAACGAGCTGGTGCCGATCAACAACCGCTCCAGCGTCGCCGAGACGGTCGAGGCCGCGTGGAACTACGCGAAGACGACGAAGCGCCGCGTCTCGATCGAGTACGCGATGATGCGCGACATCAACGACCAGGCCTGGCGCGCCGACATGCTGGGCGACGTCCTGAACTCCTACGGCGACTGGGGCTGGGTGCACGTCAACCTCATCCCGCTGAACCCGACGCCCGGCTCCATGTGGACTGCCTCGCGCCGCGAGGACGAGCGCGAGTTCGTCCGCCGCCTCGAGGCCAAGGGCATCCCGACGACGGTCCGTGACACCCGCGGCTCCGACATCGACGGCGCCTGCGGCCAGCTCGCCGCCGCCGAGTAGCCCGCCCCCTCTCCACTTGTGGAACGGGATGCACCTCATTCCCTTCGAGTGGCGTGCATCCGTTTCCAAAAAGGTGGACGCCGAGGAGCCTCAGAGGTGGCCGGCGTCAGCCATGCCGGCCGGCGCGCTCGCGCTTCGCTTGGCTCTGTCCTCGTCGAGGGCCATACTGTTCACGTCTGGCGCACTCCGCGTCAGGAAGTGAACCCGAGACCCGTCCGGACGGACGCGGCGCTCGGGTTTCGCGTTTCTCAGACCGTACGAGCGTCGTTGACGATCGGCCCCACTCTTCGCCGCCAATCCCCGCCGCGGGCCCAGCACCAGGCGATGACGTCCGGCAGTGCCAGCAGCGGTTGCGCGCGGAGGGACTGGTGGCTGTACGTGACCGATGGCGCTCTGGCTTCGCGTACGGCGGCGGAAAGGGCTCTCGCATCCCGCGCGACCAGAGTCTCGTCCAGGTCCAGGTCCAGGATCAGATGAGCCGCGCCCTCGGGTGCCGCCCGCACGACGAGAGCCCGAAGCGCCCGCTCCCGACGGCTCAGCTCCGACTCGGGGCCGCGACCTGCATCGAGCACCCAGGCACGAACGCCGACATGGCGGAGATCGCAGACGGCCCCTGCGATCTGGCTTCGACGACGCGCGCTCTCGTTCTTCATGTGAAGCGCGCGTTGGCCGGGAAGAACCAGTTTCGCGAGAGCCCTGCGCGACACGCTGAGTGCCGCATCCGGGCATGCGACCGCCACGACCACGTAGCCCTTGGCCTTGGTCTCGTCGACGAAGAACTGGGTGCCCACGCTCGGAGCATCTCGCTCGGAGCCGACAGCGATTCCCGACGTGGGGGTCAGACGATACTCAGAGGCGGCCGGCGTCGTGCATCGTGATCGCCACCTGCACGCGGTTCGTGGCGTCGAGCTTGGCGAAGATCCGCGAGATGTGCGCCTTCACGGTGGCCAGGCTCATGAACAGCTCGCCGGCGATCTCGGCGTTCGAGCGACCGTGCCCGACGGCTCGGGCGACGTCGAGCTCGCGCTCGGTCAGCGTGGCGACGAGGCGCTCGGCGTCGGTACGTCGGTGGTCGGTCGAGTCGGCCGTGACCTGGCGGATCAGGTTCTGCGTCACGGCGGGCGACAGCATCGGCTCGCCGGCCATCACCGCCTCGATCGCCTTGACGATCCGCGGGGGAGGGGTGTCCTTCAGCAGGAAGCCCGCGGCGCCGGCGGCCAGCGCGCGCACGATGTGGTCGTCGGCGTCGAAGGTCGTGAGCACCAGGACCTTCGGTGCCCGCGGCTCCGCGGAGATCGCGCGGGTCGCCTCGATGCCGTCCATCACGGGCATGCGGAGGTCCATCAGGACGAGGTCGACGGACTGCTCGCGCACTGCCGCCAGGGCCTCGCGCCCGTTCGCCGCCTCGGCGACGACCTCGATCGTCTTCGCGCCGCCGAGGATGAGGGCCAGGCCGGCGCGGACGAGGGGGTCGTCGTCGGTCAGCAGGACTCGGGTCAGGCGCTCCACGGCAACCACACTCTCAGGACGTGGTGGCCGGACACCGTCCCGTGGTGCAGCCGGCCACCGGCGAGCTCGGCCCGCTCGGTCAGGCCCACCAGTCCGAGACCGGACTCCGGGAAGTCGGGTGATCGGCCACCGGCCGGCAGGGGATTCGACACCTCGATCACGAGTCCGTCGTCCGCACCGCCCGTCACCAGCAGCGTGACGCGAGCGTGCGGCGCGTGCTTGGCGGCGTTCGTCAGCCCCTCCTGGACGACGCGATAGGCGGTGCGCCCGATCAGGTCGGGGATCGTGGCCGGGTCGATCCGGTCGTCGTACTGCAGGTTCATGCCGGAGTCCCGGAACTGGGCGACGAGTCCGTCGATGGCGCCCGCGGTGGGCTGCGGCGGCTCGGGGGCGCCGTCGCCGACGTCGTCACGCAGCACGCCGAGCACCTCCCGCAGCTCGATCAGCGCGAGCCGCGAGCTCTGCTCGATGACCGACGCGGTGCGCTTGATCTCTTCGGGCGCGAGGTCGTCGCGGAAGGTCAGGGCGCCGGCGTGCATCGTCACCATCGAGATCCGGTGGGCGAGGACGTCGTGCATCTCGCGGGCGATGCGGGCGCGCTCGGCCGTGCGGGCCTGCGAGACACGCGCGCTCTGCTCGGACTCCGCGCGCTCGGCCCGTTCCTTCAATGTCGCCATCAGCTCACGCCGCGACCCCACGTACATGCCCCAGCCGACGGTGATCCCGACGATCGCGACGACGAAGCCCGCGTTGAACAGGCGCAAGCCCGAATCGACCGTGGGGTCGATGCCCACGAAGACGAAGGCCGAGAGCATCGTGACGGCGCTGACGGGGATGATCTCGCGCCAGCGCCTGCGGGTGGACAGTGAGAACAGGGCGAGTGTCGCCGGACCGCCCGCGGTGGTGGCGAAGGCGCTGGCGACGTTCGTCACCAGGGCCACCGTCACGGGGAACCGGCGGCGCCAGAACATGAGCACGAAGCAGGCGATCCCGACGGCGAGGTCGAGCCACCACCACCAGCGCGCGTTCTCCCACTGCCACGGGAACAGGGTCCACCACGCGAGGGCACTGATGCTGAGCCCCAGCACGATGCGCCAGGTGTGACCCCACACGCTGAGGGGAGGGGGCGGGGGCGTCACCGCCTCAGGATAGGGCCGCCACCGCGGGCGCCACATCGCCCCACGGACGCACCGACCCCCTACTTTCGGCTATCAGGAAAAGCGTGTCGGGGGCTGTCTGGTGCCGGTCGGACACGGCAGGGGGGGACCCCTGATCGAAGTCCAGAGTCTGTCCAAGTCGTACGGCGACTTCCGCGCCGTCGACGACGTCTCGTTCGTGTGCCGCCCAGGGCGCGTCACCGGGTTCCTCGGACCCAACGGTGCCGGCAAGTCCACGGCGATGCGCATGATCGCCGGCCTGACCCGCCCCTCCGGCGGCTCCGCCACCATCGGCGGCTCGGCGTACACCGACATCCCGAACCCCGCCACGCAGGTCGGCGTGCTGCTCGACGCCTCCGCTCAGCACGGCGGCCGCACGGGCCGCGAGGTGCTCGTCATCGGTGCCCGCGCCATGGGTCTGCCCATGTCGCGCGTCGACGAGATGCTCGCCCTCGTCGGCCTCACGCCGAAGGAGGCCAAGCGCCGCGTCCGCAACTACTCGCTCGGCATGCGCCAGCGCCTCGGCATCGCCCACGCGCTGCTGGGCGACCCGAAGGTCCTCATCCTCGACGAGCCGGCGAACGGCCTCGACCCGGCCGGCATCCACTGGATGCGCCAGCTGCTGCGCGAGTACGCCAACCGCGGCGGCACCGTGATGCTCTCGTCGCACCTGCTGCACGAGATCCAGATCATTGCCGACGACCTCATCGTCATCGGGCACGGCCGGATCGTCGCCAGCGGCACGAAGGACGAGCTGCTGAAGACCGCGGGATCCCGCGTCCGGGCCCGCGACCAGGTCGCCCTGCTCGAGGCCCTGAAGGGCGCCGGGCTGGAGGCCATCGTCGCGTCCGACGCGGTCACCTCCCCGGCGTCGCCCGAGGAGGTCGGCCTCGCCGCCGCGAAGGCCGGGGTGCCCCTGCTCGAGCTGCGCGAGGCAGACGGAGCGGGCCTGGAGGCCATGTTCCTGCAGCTCACCGCCGAAGACCAGCGCGATCTCATCGCCACCGAAGGAGTCCAGTCATGAGCACCACCACGACCGGGTCGACGATCGACCTGTCCCGCCCCGCGATCCCCTTCGGCCGCGAGGTGAGGGTCGAGCTGCGCAAGATGTTCGACACCCGCGGCGGCCTGTGGCTGTTCATCATCACCGGCGGGCTCCTGCTGCTGGCCATGGCGCTCACGCTGCTCGTGCTGGCCCTCAACGACGACGTGACGATCACGGCCTCGGGCTTCGCCCAGATCATGACCATCCCGCTGTCGATCCTGCTGCCGGTGTTCGCGATCCTCACCGTGAGCAGCGAGTGGAGCCAGCGCACGCACCTGACCACCTTCAGCCTGCAGCCCCACCGCGGCCGCGTCATCGGTGCGAAGTTCGCCGCCGTCACGCTGCTCGCGCTCGGCACGCTCGTGCTGGCGGCCGTCTTCGGTGCTCTCGGCAACGTCCTCTACGGCATGCTCACCGACCACGAGGTCGTCTGGAACCTCACCGGCAAGGAGCTGTTCTGGACCGTCGTGCTGCAGCTGGCGTTCTTCTGGATGGCGTTCGCGTTCGCGTCGCTGCTGCTGAACACGCCGGCCGCGGTGGCCAGCTTCTACGTCGTCGCGCTGATCCTGCCGGTCGTCGCGTACCCGATCCTGATGGCCATCTTCGAGTGGGCGCGCGACCTGCTGCCGTGGCTGGACTTCAACTACGCGGCCACGCCGCTCATCTCCGGCGAGACCGTCATGGGCGAGTCGGTCGACGTGGGAGCGCTGGAGTACCTGCGCTTCGCGTTCACCTTCTGCCTCTGGGTGGTCCTGCCCGGCGTGCTCGGCTTCCTGAGGATCCAGCGCACCGAAGTGAAGTGAGGCCTCGCCGTCCGCGCGGTGGTCGCTCGCTAGGTTGGATCGCATGTCCGACCTGCTGACCACCGTGCGCGACGGCGACGTCGTCGTGCTGACCCTGCGCCGGCCCGACCGGCGCAACGCCCTCAACCTGGCGCTGTGCCGCGAGCTGCACGAGGCCGCGACCGGCGCGGTCGAGCAGGGCGCGCGTGTCCTCGTCGTGACGGGGGAGGGGTCGGCCTTCTGCGCCGGCGCCGACCTCGACGGCGTCTACGGTGACGAGTTCATCGAGGCGCTCTACCGGATGCTGCACCACCTCGCGAAGGTGCCGGTGCCGATCATCGCGGCCGTCAACGGCCCGGCGATCGGCGCGGGCACGCAGCTCGCCATCGCGTGCGACCTGCGTGTGGTCGACGAGCGGGCCAGGTTCGCCGTTCCCACCGCGCGCAATGGCATGGCGGTCGATGCCTGGACGATCCGCACGCTGGCCGACCTCGCCGGCACCGGGCGCGCCCGTCGCGTCATGCTCGCCGCCGACACGATCGACCGCGACGAGGCGCTCGACTGCGGCCTGGCTGACCGCGCGGGAACGCTCGACGACGCGATCGCGTGGGCGCACGAGATCGCCCGCCTCGCACCGCTGACGCTGGCCCACAACAAGCTCGTCCTGAACGGCTCGACCGACGACGACGAGCGCATCACCCAGAGCTTCGCCGACGTCTGGGCCAGCGAGGACGTCAAGGAGGCGGCCCTGGCCCGCACCGAGAAGCGCGACCCGATCTTCAGGGGGAT from Aeromicrobium phoceense encodes:
- a CDS encoding putative zinc-binding metallopeptidase — translated: MRAFECRQCGNPLYFENSTCVSCGTKLGFSREEKAIVPVDEQGRYVDADGFIWWLCRNRELSSCTWLTRIEGTLCFNCSLTRTRPADSDPAGMRAFPGAESAKRRLIVELDALELPIVTRAEDPANGLAFDLLSSANVPVTTGHQNGIVTIDLAEGDSVHRERLRRDLDEPYRTLLGHFRHETGHYYEEQLVRGDLRDRARELFGDERQDYQAALDRHYAQGPPKGWRDRYISAYATMHPFEDFAETFAHFLHITDTIDTAQSFGLTTVDARAFRSFRDLVTGVWIPLSVALNQINRSMGKDPLYPFVIAGPVLDKLEFVASLSPRYRSL
- the rlmN gene encoding 23S rRNA (adenine(2503)-C(2))-methyltransferase RlmN, whose product is MANEVNVADVNPKPLPLVMAPARGRGKPPRHLADLSGDERKAAAEELGLKPYRVKQVAHHYYARHERNPELMTDLPAKERDAIVGALLPPLLSQVRVLEADKGTTRKTLWRLFDNALVESVLMRYPDRATICVSSQAGCGMACPFCATGQGGLQRNMSTAEIIDQVVDAAHQMSSGAIPGGPGRLSNVVFMGMGEPMANYKAVIGAVRRMVAPAPDGLGMSARNITVSTVGLVPRMRQLAEEGIPVTLALSLHAPDDELRNELVPINNRSSVAETVEAAWNYAKTTKRRVSIEYAMMRDINDQAWRADMLGDVLNSYGDWGWVHVNLIPLNPTPGSMWTASRREDEREFVRRLEAKGIPTTVRDTRGSDIDGACGQLAAAE
- a CDS encoding enoyl-CoA hydratase — translated: MSDLLTTVRDGDVVVLTLRRPDRRNALNLALCRELHEAATGAVEQGARVLVVTGEGSAFCAGADLDGVYGDEFIEALYRMLHHLAKVPVPIIAAVNGPAIGAGTQLAIACDLRVVDERARFAVPTARNGMAVDAWTIRTLADLAGTGRARRVMLAADTIDRDEALDCGLADRAGTLDDAIAWAHEIARLAPLTLAHNKLVLNGSTDDDERITQSFADVWASEDVKEAALARTEKRDPIFRGI
- a CDS encoding response regulator transcription factor codes for the protein MERLTRVLLTDDDPLVRAGLALILGGAKTIEVVAEAANGREALAAVREQSVDLVLMDLRMPVMDGIEATRAISAEPRAPKVLVLTTFDADDHIVRALAAGAAGFLLKDTPPPRIVKAIEAVMAGEPMLSPAVTQNLIRQVTADSTDHRRTDAERLVATLTERELDVARAVGHGRSNAEIAGELFMSLATVKAHISRIFAKLDATNRVQVAITMHDAGRL
- a CDS encoding transglutaminase family protein, encoding MRYRVWHRTTYTYDDDVSNSYGLAHVVPRSSSWQQVESVDVRIEPTPGDTSRDTDYYGNTVTYFQVTDPHRTLVVDATSEVEVQVPVHDPEALATPWELARPAERPDVPGAWRAVDLALPSTLVDQTEQARDYAAVSLTPGRPVGEAVTDLMHRIHADFSYDKTATTVTSRIDDVFAQRAGVCQDFAHLTLSCLRSHGLAVAYVSGYLATTPPPGKERVVGADASHAWAAVWLPDGSWLALDPTNDHWADDRYVTVAWGRDYKDVPPVKGIIYTDARSSTLDVQVDVAPLA
- a CDS encoding circularly permuted type 2 ATP-grasp protein; protein product: MTVLRDYAASVIQPALGQSAALYDEVASPDGTLRNAWKRLAAEAVDLTLPELTRVGDEIARLLADEGAVYTPPCGEQRSWRLDPVPLVIAAEEWATLEKGLAQRAELLNAISLDLYGPQELLSSGTLPPSIVFGHSGFLRVVARASADHRRQLVVTGTDLGRTPTGEWQVIADRTQAPSGIGFAMENRRVLSRVLPVAYREAGLHRLAPFFQALRVSLTQSAPQGRENPRIVVLSPGPTSETAYDQAFIATALGFPLVEGSDLVARDGAVWMRVLGRLERVDVVLRRVDAEWSDPLELRGESQLGVTGLTEAVRRGTVTVVNGLGSGVLENAALLPFMSAMCEQLLDEPLRLAGVPTVWAGTPEGRDQLLDRLDELVVRRIDPPFEVGGTSRADLVAAITAEPHRYVGQEVAAVSVSPTLDRGRLQPHAVTLRAFTLRHGSSYRPMIGGLATVAPVGTSPEEISTSKDVWVLKESPDEPDQGLLDTAPVAHARAPLTPVPRVLDDLFWLGRYAERVEDLLRLAIVTHELAEDFQGRPRSSGGQTLTVVARLLRSLSPSSHDPADFEGDLRSVLLDARRSGSVAQTVARLKEIAQSVRDQVSPDLFRVFGAMDRARGALAANPHGWQIGESAGRMLTDILALHGVTGNMVRDEGWHLMEIGRGIERSLQLCHLIGPTLSVRRGIDVDRNVHNAVLQAAESAITHRRRHRGVVRGASVLDLLLLDESNPRSLLFNLRAIDASLATLPGSSGSTRPERLVDDLLEELDRLDVAALMAIDGENRPNFVRFAQATAQQLMRLSDAVAEVHFATGPTPRSLAFATVGSGA
- a CDS encoding ABC transporter ATP-binding protein gives rise to the protein MPVGHGRGGPLIEVQSLSKSYGDFRAVDDVSFVCRPGRVTGFLGPNGAGKSTAMRMIAGLTRPSGGSATIGGSAYTDIPNPATQVGVLLDASAQHGGRTGREVLVIGARAMGLPMSRVDEMLALVGLTPKEAKRRVRNYSLGMRQRLGIAHALLGDPKVLILDEPANGLDPAGIHWMRQLLREYANRGGTVMLSSHLLHEIQIIADDLIVIGHGRIVASGTKDELLKTAGSRVRARDQVALLEALKGAGLEAIVASDAVTSPASPEEVGLAAAKAGVPLLELREADGAGLEAMFLQLTAEDQRDLIATEGVQS
- a CDS encoding sensor histidine kinase; translated protein: MTPPPPPLSVWGHTWRIVLGLSISALAWWTLFPWQWENARWWWWLDLAVGIACFVLMFWRRRFPVTVALVTNVASAFATTAGGPATLALFSLSTRRRWREIIPVSAVTMLSAFVFVGIDPTVDSGLRLFNAGFVVAIVGITVGWGMYVGSRRELMATLKERAERAESEQSARVSQARTAERARIAREMHDVLAHRISMVTMHAGALTFRDDLAPEEIKRTASVIEQSSRLALIELREVLGVLRDDVGDGAPEPPQPTAGAIDGLVAQFRDSGMNLQYDDRIDPATIPDLIGRTAYRVVQEGLTNAAKHAPHARVTLLVTGGADDGLVIEVSNPLPAGGRSPDFPESGLGLVGLTERAELAGGRLHHGTVSGHHVLRVWLPWSA